The following is a genomic window from Elusimicrobiota bacterium.
GATGATAGACACTTATACCTTCTCTTTCTACAACATTCACTCCCATTGCTGCAGCATCTAAAAGAACATCAGCAATATGATCATCTAATAAATTAACCTCATCAATATATAATATCCCTCTGTTTGCTTCAGCAAGTATCCCTGGTTCAAGGGCTCTTATACCATCCCTTAAAGCCTTTTCAATGTTCAAAGCTCCAATTACCCTATCTTCAGTCGCGTTGATTGGCAGGTCTATCACAAGCATCTTCCTTTTTTTAATCGGTAATCTTTTACCGGCTTTTTTTCTTTCCTGGCAGGTTTTACACATCTCTTTCAAATTATGAGGATTACAACTGAAGGGGCAATCAGCAACCACTTCTACTTCTGGAAGCAAATCAGCAAGTGACCTTACTGCTGTAGATTTTGCCGTTCCCTTTTCGCCTCTTATCAATACACCGCCAATCTTCCAATCAATTGCATTCAATAAAAGGGACTTCTTCATTTTTTCCTGTCCTACAATAGCGCTAAATGGATAAATCACATGTTTATGATGCATTTTTATTTCCACTCCTTATGGATATTATGTTTTTCTAATTCGTGTTACTATCAAACAAAAAAATAATACTACCTATATTTCTTTACCAGTTGTCGCCATAGTTAAAGAACCGTGTTTTACACCTTTGGTAGATTTTAGTTTATCAGCCAGGTTTTCAACTTCTTTAGGATTGCCTTTTACTACAACCATCTCTAAACAATTATCTTCATCTAAATGCACATGCTGAGAAGAAATAATCAAATCATGAAACTTGTGTTGAATATTGGTTAAATTATTTACCAGTTCTCTTTTATGGTGATTATAAACCAATGTAATTGTTCCTGCTACTTCTTTACCTTCAATCCATTCCTTTTTGACAAAATACTCATTGATTAAATCTCCTATCGCTTTGGACCTGGTAGGATAATTTTTCTCTCCAATCTCTTTATCAAACTTTGTTACAAGGTCATCATCAAGTGAAATGTTGAACCGTTTCAATTTAGACATTTTT
Proteins encoded in this region:
- the nikR gene encoding nickel-responsive transcriptional regulator NikR, yielding MSKLKRFNISLDDDLVTKFDKEIGEKNYPTRSKAIGDLINEYFVKKEWIEGKEVAGTITLVYNHHKRELVNNLTNIQHKFHDLIISSQHVHLDEDNCLEMVVVKGNPKEVENLADKLKSTKGVKHGSLTMATTGKEI